In the genome of Streptococcus oralis, one region contains:
- the aguA gene encoding agmatine deiminase translates to MMDSPKKLGYRMPAEYEAHHGTLMIWPTRPGSWPSQGKDAKKAFSQIIKTIAEGERVYLLVEQDHLSEAQSYLEDSVVYLDIPTNDAWARDTGPTILVNDKREKLAVDWSFNAWGGAVDGLYQDYEDDDQVASRFAEVLEMPVYDAKPFVLEGGAIHSDGQGTILVTESCLLSPGRNPHLSKEEIENTLLESLGAEKVIWLPYGIYQDETNEHVDNVAAFVGPAELVLAWTDDQNDPQYAMSVADLALLEKETDAKGRPFTIHKLPIPALHQVVTEEDLSGYIYEEGEEERYKGERLAASYVNFYIANKSVLVPQFQDVNDQVALDILSKCFPDRKVVGIAARDILLGGGNIHCITQQIPE, encoded by the coding sequence ATGATGGACAGTCCAAAAAAATTAGGCTATCGCATGCCAGCAGAGTACGAAGCTCATCATGGAACCCTCATGATCTGGCCGACTCGACCAGGTTCATGGCCCTCTCAAGGAAAAGATGCTAAAAAAGCATTTAGCCAGATTATCAAGACCATAGCAGAAGGGGAAAGAGTTTATCTTTTGGTGGAGCAGGACCATCTATCTGAAGCCCAATCCTATCTAGAAGATAGCGTTGTTTATCTAGATATTCCTACCAATGATGCCTGGGCGCGTGATACAGGTCCGACGATTCTCGTAAATGATAAAAGAGAAAAGCTGGCCGTCGATTGGTCTTTTAATGCCTGGGGTGGTGCAGTCGATGGCCTCTACCAAGATTATGAAGATGATGACCAAGTAGCCAGTCGTTTTGCTGAGGTCTTGGAAATGCCTGTTTACGATGCCAAACCTTTTGTACTGGAAGGCGGAGCGATACACAGCGATGGTCAAGGAACCATTCTTGTGACTGAAAGTTGCCTTCTGAGCCCAGGTCGCAATCCTCATCTCAGTAAAGAGGAAATCGAAAACACCTTATTAGAGAGCCTTGGCGCTGAAAAAGTTATTTGGCTTCCTTACGGTATTTATCAGGACGAAACCAATGAACATGTTGACAATGTTGCTGCCTTTGTTGGTCCTGCGGAACTTGTCTTAGCTTGGACAGATGATCAAAACGATCCCCAGTATGCTATGTCTGTAGCTGATTTAGCTCTTTTAGAGAAGGAAACGGATGCAAAAGGTCGTCCCTTCACTATTCATAAACTTCCAATCCCAGCGCTTCATCAAGTTGTAACCGAAGAGGATTTGTCAGGCTACATCTATGAAGAAGGTGAAGAGGAGCGATATAAGGGCGAGCGTCTTGCGGCTTCCTATGTCAATTTCTATATCGCCAACAAGTCTGTCTTAGTCCCACAGTTTCAGGATGTAAACGATCAAGTAGCCTTAGATATCCTCAGTAAGTGTTTCCCAGACCGTAAAGTTGTCGGAATAGCAGCTAGAGATATTCTTCTAGGTGGTGGCAATATCCACTGCATCACCC